The Primulina tabacum isolate GXHZ01 chromosome 7, ASM2559414v2, whole genome shotgun sequence genome includes a window with the following:
- the LOC142550702 gene encoding uncharacterized protein LOC142550702, producing the protein MGLIKMISGGSTGGDSNRARKSRSRRDCMEVEGARKNEAVISFGPEDLKGVNLSHNDALVIQARVANYDILRVFVDSGSSVNVVFKDAFMQMDSQGYHLEAVETALFGFAGHVVYPEWEIVLPLTLGSPDLKKTVMTFFTVVDSPSSYNTILGRQAMNELKAVASTYNQKIKFPVGARVRDVRGDQPSSRKCYVEAVRADQSETRREGKKLRVDEVRG; encoded by the coding sequence ATGGGGttgattaaaatgatatcagGAGGCTCCACTGGTGGAGACTCCAACCGGGCGAGGAAGTCAAGAAGTAGGAGGGATTGTATGGAGGTGGAAGGGGCGAGGAAAAATGAGGCGGTGATCAGTTTCGGTCCGGAAGATTTAAAGGGGGTGAATCTATCCCATAATGACGCCCTGGTTATCCAAGCCCGGGTAGccaattatgatattttgaGAGTCTTCGTTGACTCGGGCAGCTCTGTTAATGTTGTCTTTAAAGACGCCTTCATGCAAATGGATTCGCAGGGCTATCACTTGGAAGCTGTAGAGACTGCACTCTTTGGCTTTGCTGGCCACGTGGTGTACCCGGAATGGGAAATTGTGTTGCCACTAACACTGGGCTCCCCAGATCTTAAAAAGACGGTGATGACTTTTTTTACTGTGGTGGACTCCCCATCATCATACAACACCATTCTGGGGAGGCAGGCTATGAACGAATTAAAAGCCGTGGCATCCACCTACAACCAGAAGATCAAATTTCCTGTGGGAGCCCGGGTAAGAGATGTCCGGGGAGATCAACCTTCTTCACGAAAATGCTATGTGGAAGCAGTTCGGGCTGATCAGAGCGAAACCAGGAGGGAAGGGAAGAAACTGAGAGTTGATGAAGTGAGAGGATGA
- the LOC142551372 gene encoding AT-hook motif nuclear-localized protein 10: MSETTAMTNREQFTGASTMYPGAVQSSVASQPQLNHDMRMGYTTEGMTATYMPMGSPPPPYQSISAGATKNAMNSSASEQKRKRGRPRKYGVDGGMASGQQPSDVAMQQSQTFTPQAAPPQMLQQDSQLPLGGSASPTSKKARGRPPGSKNKKQRVEALGSTGIGFVPHVINVMAGEDVSSKIMAFSQNGPRAVCILSCSGVISDVTLHQAATSGGTATYQGRFDILSLSGSFLLSEVSGQKSRIGGLSITLSGSDGRVFGGCVAGLLIAGSPVQVIVGSFLADGRKELKSANHLESLFGLPKANLGGASGANSSPSRGSLSESSGGPASPLNLSSGGCNINNNLQGISGMPWK, translated from the exons ATGTCTGAAACAACAGCGATGACAAACCGTGAGCAGTTCACCGGAGCTTCCACTATGTATCCGGGCGCTGTGCAGTCTTCGGTGGCTTCACAACCACAGCTGAATCATGACATGCGCATGGGCTATACAACCGAAGGCATGACCGCCACGTACATGCCAATGGGATCCCCGCCGCCGCCGTACCAGTCCATCTCTGCCGGCGCGACGAAGAACGCGATGAACTCGAGTGCCAGTGAGCAGAAACGCAAGAGAGGGAGGCCCAGGAAGTATGGGGTTGATGGTGGCATGGCTTCTGGACAGCAGCCCAGTGATGTCGCGATGCAACAGTCACAGACGTTCACTCCACAGGCGGCGCCTCCACAAATGCTGCAGCAGGATTCCCAGCTACCACTGGGTGGATCTGCTTCTCCCACGTCTAAGAAGGCCAGAGGCAGACCTCCTGGTTCGAAAAACAAGAAGCAACGGGTCGAAGCTTTAG GTTCGACTGGTATTGGATTTGTACCTCATGTTATCAACGTAATGGCTGGAGAG GATGTATCTTCAAAAATAATGGCATTTTCTCAGAATGGTCCAAGGGCCGTTTGCATTTTATCTTGCAGTGGTGTTATATCAGACGTGACACTCCATCAAGCTGCAACATCTGGTGGAACTGCAACTTATCAG GGGAGATTTGATATCTTGTCCCTCTCTGGCTCATTCCTGCTTTCAGAAGTCTCTGGCCAGAAAAGCAGAATTGGCGGATTGAGTATAACATTATCTGGATCTGATGGAAGGGTTTTTGGTGGTTGTGTGGCTGGTTTGCTTATTGCCGGTTCCCCTGTACAG GTAATAGTTGGAAGTTTTCTCGCAGATGGTCGAAAGGAACTGAAATCTGCAAACCACTTGGAATCTTTATTTGGTCTGCCAAAAGCTAACTTGGGTGGTGCTTCAGGTGCCAACAGCTCTCCATCTCGAGGAAGTCTCAGCGAATCCTCTGGTGGGCCTGCAAGTCCTCTCAATCTGAGCTCAGGAGGctgtaatattaataataatctcCAAGGCATATCCGGCATGCCATGGAAATGA